One stretch of candidate division KSB1 bacterium DNA includes these proteins:
- a CDS encoding zinc ribbon domain-containing protein, which yields MPIYEYKCSSCGHVFDVLQKVGETGEHLRCPRCGAERPTRMLSSFAPSAQSASSGASSCAPRGGFS from the coding sequence GTGCCGATCTACGAATACAAGTGCAGCAGTTGCGGTCATGTTTTTGACGTCTTACAGAAGGTCGGAGAAACTGGGGAGCACTTGAGGTGCCCTCGCTGCGGAGCGGAGAGGCCGACGCGCATGCTTTCCTCATTCGCACCGAGTGCGCAGAGTGCGAGTTCTGGCGCCAGCAGTTGTGCTCCACGCGGCGGGTTTTCGTGA
- a CDS encoding NUDIX domain-containing protein has protein sequence MNRLIVVVPREELFREFEFQGFLPADKHDFEAVVRRHMTYVRRGLAEKDPSLKQPIAYCLIVNPEKRKVFAYRRSTRSQDYQEQRLQGKWSWGVGGHIEKHDGVDDPVRASMLRELCEEVELPDEPEVDVLGYINDDSNPVGQVHFGILYKIATSAGNVVPRGSEMAWGGFVDLARLEEILASPECEVETWSQIAMPALRNLLAP, from the coding sequence ATGAACCGGCTTATCGTAGTGGTGCCCCGCGAAGAACTCTTTCGGGAATTTGAGTTTCAAGGCTTTTTGCCGGCTGACAAGCATGACTTTGAAGCAGTGGTGCGTCGCCACATGACGTATGTGCGCCGTGGGCTTGCCGAGAAGGACCCCTCTCTCAAGCAGCCCATCGCCTACTGCCTTATTGTCAATCCTGAGAAGAGGAAGGTGTTTGCCTACCGGCGGTCCACGCGAAGCCAGGACTACCAGGAGCAGAGGCTGCAGGGGAAATGGTCCTGGGGCGTCGGTGGACACATCGAAAAACATGATGGCGTGGACGATCCGGTGCGCGCGAGCATGCTGCGCGAACTGTGCGAGGAAGTGGAGTTACCGGACGAACCGGAAGTTGATGTGCTCGGCTATATCAATGACGACAGCAATCCAGTGGGCCAGGTCCATTTCGGTATCTTGTACAAGATCGCTACTTCCGCGGGCAACGTGGTCCCGCGAGGGTCAGAAATGGCATGGGGTGGTTTCGTTGACCTTGCCCGCTTAGAGGAAATCTTGGCTTCGCCGGAGTGCGAGGTGGAAACCTGGTCTCAAATCGCGATGCCTGCCTTACGGAACCTCCTGGCCCCGTAA
- a CDS encoding MATE family efflux transporter translates to MTRKVGGISRRWRAPGGYEELLRVGVPLIISTGFWSIQQFVDRMFLSWYSPEAVAAASPAGLVSWTIASIFVGTASYVNTFVAQYYGAKQYHRIGASVWQGAYLSLVAVVVGVGAFYVARPLFTLLGHPPEVVRLEIDYFGVLSLGMFAPVLGSALSSFFSGRGQTWVVMWVNAVATLANVGLDYCLIFGKLGFPRLGITGAAVATVLSGIVAVAVYAVLFLRPGYDELFHTLKGWRFDPELCSRLLRYGLPSGLHFLLDILGFTVFVILTGRLGTSELAATNIAFNINSLAFLPLYGIGIAVSILVGQWLGAEKVELAERSAWSGFHVSALYMSLFAAGYLLFPRVFLWPFVARANAASMQPVLDTTVVLLRFVAAYSLFDALNIVFGSAIKGAGDTRYVMLVNVALSWLVMVIPSYVAVKFLAKGLHTMWTAATIYIMLVGLAFLFRFMGGKWKSMRVIEVAHADSVRVPECCHAPEGVLGPVFGQNDRVAKN, encoded by the coding sequence GTGACCAGGAAAGTAGGAGGGATAAGCCGGAGGTGGAGAGCCCCGGGCGGCTATGAAGAGCTGCTGCGCGTGGGAGTGCCGCTCATCATCAGCACCGGGTTCTGGAGTATCCAGCAGTTTGTGGACCGCATGTTCCTTTCCTGGTACTCCCCCGAGGCGGTGGCGGCGGCCTCGCCAGCAGGGCTGGTGTCCTGGACGATTGCCAGCATTTTCGTGGGCACCGCAAGCTACGTCAACACGTTTGTCGCCCAATACTATGGCGCGAAGCAGTACCATCGAATTGGTGCCTCTGTCTGGCAAGGTGCCTACCTGAGCCTGGTGGCAGTGGTCGTCGGGGTAGGAGCCTTCTATGTGGCGCGTCCACTTTTCACACTGCTCGGGCACCCACCGGAAGTGGTGCGTTTGGAGATCGACTACTTCGGTGTCCTCTCGCTGGGGATGTTCGCTCCGGTGCTGGGATCGGCCCTTTCAAGTTTCTTTAGCGGAAGAGGCCAGACTTGGGTGGTCATGTGGGTGAACGCCGTAGCTACCTTGGCAAACGTGGGCCTGGATTACTGTCTCATCTTCGGTAAGCTGGGATTCCCGCGGCTGGGAATCACCGGCGCGGCCGTGGCCACCGTTCTGTCCGGCATCGTCGCCGTCGCCGTGTACGCAGTGCTTTTCTTGCGGCCTGGATACGATGAGCTGTTTCACACCCTCAAGGGGTGGCGGTTTGACCCGGAGCTGTGCTCGCGTTTGTTGCGCTATGGACTACCCAGCGGACTGCACTTCCTGCTGGACATTCTCGGTTTCACGGTGTTCGTAATCCTGACGGGTAGACTCGGCACATCTGAACTGGCAGCCACAAACATCGCTTTCAACATCAACTCGCTTGCCTTCTTGCCCCTTTACGGCATCGGTATCGCTGTATCCATCCTGGTGGGGCAGTGGCTCGGCGCCGAGAAGGTGGAGCTGGCAGAGCGGAGCGCATGGTCCGGATTCCATGTGAGCGCGCTTTATATGTCGCTATTTGCTGCCGGCTACCTGCTGTTTCCGCGCGTGTTTTTGTGGCCATTTGTTGCCCGTGCGAACGCCGCGAGTATGCAGCCGGTGCTGGATACGACGGTGGTGCTCTTGCGCTTTGTGGCGGCTTACTCGCTCTTCGATGCCCTCAACATCGTGTTCGGCTCCGCCATCAAAGGGGCGGGCGATACTCGTTATGTCATGCTGGTGAATGTGGCGCTCTCTTGGCTGGTCATGGTCATCCCAAGCTATGTTGCTGTCAAGTTTCTTGCCAAGGGACTGCACACCATGTGGACGGCGGCGACGATATACATCATGCTCGTGGGTTTGGCGTTTCTGTTTCGCTTCATGGGCGGCAAGTGGAAGTCGATGCGAGTAATCGAAGTGGCCCATGCAGATTCGGTACGGGTACCTGAGTGCTGTCACGCACCTGAGGGGGTGCTTGGACCAGTATTCGGGCAAAATGACCGTGTAGCCAAGAATTGA